The following coding sequences are from one Arthrobacter crystallopoietes window:
- a CDS encoding multicopper oxidase family protein: MPRPYKAAFTRPPKLKPDSVSYESDGTPVNHYTLAMRQAQAQILPTKKTGILGYNGIFPGPTIELDQGTKAVVHMRNRMPKNHPLWNHHLLAASTHLHGSASLPQYDGYASDVIQPGFCKDYHYPNFQPARTLWYHDHGVHFTAQNVYSGLAAVYVMHDQVERELLPQGDFDVPLVVSDAMFAANGSLAYDDREHSGLWGDIILVNGKPWPVMKVQPRVYRFRVLNASISRSYRFALSSGQPFHIVGTDGGLVPATQSVKNFRQGMAERYEVLIDFSKYTPGTRVELKNLSNDNNRDYDHTNKVMRFDVVAAAPDMKSDPKWNHIPTKLVDSEVMSLTDDDADEKRRFRLEKDGVVEPWTFNGVTWEDVIASNFKLASADPALNSVEVWEIENKSGGWFHPVHIHLVDFRVLSRNGKAPFAWERGPKDVVYVGENEKVDLVMRFGPHEGRYMVHCHNLPHEDHSMMFQFRVGLGEDDPDPCDPMTAAPAELDTDPD, from the coding sequence ATGCCTCGGCCCTACAAGGCCGCTTTTACCAGACCGCCAAAGCTCAAGCCGGATTCCGTCAGCTACGAATCCGACGGCACGCCGGTCAACCACTACACGCTCGCAATGCGCCAAGCGCAAGCCCAGATCCTGCCGACCAAAAAAACCGGAATTCTCGGCTACAACGGAATATTTCCCGGTCCGACGATCGAGCTCGACCAGGGCACCAAGGCCGTGGTGCACATGCGCAACCGGATGCCGAAGAACCACCCGCTGTGGAACCACCACCTGTTGGCGGCATCGACGCACCTGCATGGTTCGGCGTCGCTGCCTCAGTATGACGGCTACGCCAGCGATGTCATCCAGCCAGGCTTTTGCAAGGACTACCACTACCCGAATTTCCAGCCTGCACGGACACTTTGGTACCACGACCACGGCGTGCATTTCACCGCACAGAATGTCTATTCCGGGCTGGCCGCGGTGTACGTGATGCATGATCAGGTGGAACGGGAATTGCTGCCGCAGGGCGACTTTGATGTGCCCCTGGTGGTCAGCGATGCGATGTTCGCAGCGAACGGTTCCCTCGCCTACGACGATCGGGAACATTCGGGTTTGTGGGGCGACATCATCTTGGTCAACGGGAAGCCATGGCCGGTGATGAAGGTACAGCCCCGGGTCTACCGTTTCCGGGTCCTGAACGCCTCCATTTCGCGGTCCTACCGGTTCGCCCTCAGCAGCGGCCAGCCCTTCCACATAGTCGGAACGGACGGCGGCCTCGTGCCGGCGACCCAGTCTGTCAAGAATTTCCGCCAGGGCATGGCCGAGCGGTATGAGGTCCTGATCGACTTCAGCAAATATACGCCCGGGACCCGGGTGGAGCTGAAGAATCTTTCCAACGACAACAACCGCGATTACGACCACACCAACAAGGTGATGAGGTTCGACGTCGTTGCTGCCGCCCCCGATATGAAATCGGATCCGAAGTGGAACCATATTCCCACCAAGCTGGTGGACAGTGAAGTCATGTCCCTGACCGACGACGACGCAGACGAAAAGCGCCGTTTCCGGTTGGAGAAGGACGGTGTGGTGGAACCATGGACCTTCAACGGAGTCACGTGGGAAGACGTCATCGCCAGCAATTTCAAACTTGCCAGCGCAGATCCGGCCCTCAATTCCGTGGAAGTGTGGGAGATCGAGAACAAGTCCGGCGGGTGGTTCCATCCCGTGCACATCCACCTGGTCGACTTCCGGGTCCTCAGCCGCAATGGCAAGGCACCTTTTGCCTGGGAGCGCGGGCCCAAGGACGTGGTCTACGTCGGCGAGAACGAAAAAGTGGACCTCGTCATGAGGTTCGGACCGCATGAGGGCCGCTACATGGTCCACTGCCACAACCTGCCGCACGAGGACCACTCCATGATGTTCCAGTTTCGGGTGGGGCTGGGCGAAGACGATCCGGATCCCTGCGATCCCATGACTGCGGCGCCGGCGGAACTCGACACTGACCCGGACTAA
- a CDS encoding AfsR/SARP family transcriptional regulator: MNRPIGPSVGISIKLIGPLRVERDGQVLTAAKLGSPKARQILEILALQLGRPVPREQIINILWHGNPPSAASATVESYVSVIRRNIQPGQAKNGPLRTDKGSYILDPKLVQVDLDLFERTIGAADGTKPAEAYPKLVSALDLASAPLLSDELTFEWAESARARHAAQVADCSARAAEMAVKLGKTDEAVHWARQAVAAEPLNERAWTALVDGLEQGARYIEALQAYDNCRLLFRRELRCNPGPLLQAAYARLLRCTSDEDAELEEVLSALICLNERVKSRTGKACTLKQADGHDTTVYETAGSVIDSFLRRALASA; encoded by the coding sequence ATGAACAGACCTATTGGTCCATCCGTGGGTATTTCCATCAAACTCATTGGTCCTTTGCGCGTGGAGCGGGACGGGCAGGTATTGACGGCCGCCAAGCTCGGCAGCCCGAAGGCCCGCCAGATCCTGGAAATTTTGGCGCTGCAGTTGGGCCGGCCGGTCCCGCGGGAACAAATCATCAACATCCTTTGGCATGGCAACCCGCCGTCGGCGGCCAGCGCCACGGTGGAAAGCTATGTCAGTGTCATCCGCAGGAACATCCAGCCCGGGCAGGCGAAAAACGGTCCGCTGCGCACGGATAAGGGCAGCTACATTCTGGACCCGAAGCTGGTGCAGGTGGATCTTGACCTGTTCGAACGCACCATCGGCGCGGCAGATGGCACCAAGCCGGCGGAGGCTTATCCTAAGCTCGTCAGCGCGTTGGACCTGGCGTCCGCGCCCTTGCTGAGCGATGAGCTGACTTTCGAATGGGCGGAATCTGCCCGAGCCCGGCATGCGGCGCAAGTCGCCGACTGCAGTGCCAGGGCAGCCGAGATGGCAGTGAAGCTGGGAAAAACGGACGAAGCCGTCCACTGGGCGCGGCAGGCTGTTGCTGCGGAGCCGCTGAACGAACGCGCATGGACCGCTTTGGTGGACGGACTGGAACAAGGCGCGCGCTACATTGAAGCGCTGCAGGCCTACGACAACTGCCGGTTACTGTTTCGGCGTGAGCTGCGCTGCAACCCAGGACCGCTGCTGCAGGCCGCATATGCCCGGCTGCTTCGCTGCACGTCCGACGAGGACGCGGAGCTGGAGGAGGTACTGTCCGCGCTGATTTGCTTGAACGAGCGGGTCAAGAGCCGGACCGGCAAGGCCTGCACATTGAAACAAGCCGATGGCCATGACACCACTGTCTACGAGACCGCCGGCAGCGTGATCGACTCGTTCTTGCGCAGGGCACTCGCCTCCGCATGA
- a CDS encoding ATP-dependent DNA ligase yields the protein MSDRLPPELRPPLDVALARSVPSIPKPDALPGGCLFEPKWDGYRLLIGRDGDATSLQSRQGKDLTRYFPDLVAAAQEQLPPGCLLDGEAVIWSQDRLDFSLLQQRLSASARSLLRQVQDKPAHFVAFDLLAVAGHDIRREPLHDRRALLEELAKEWSGPLELSPVTADPEIAAGWFRDLPATGVEGLVIKGTGQSYDGGQRQWLKVKHRETLDVVCAAVIGPMARPQAIVAGLPIDGELRIVGRSVPLKPAAAKLLGSRLQPPAGEHPWPHRVKSTAMDRFNASGGETELTLIEPIVVEVSADTSWSGRSFRHPLRYVRYRPELDPDEVSAPFGNP from the coding sequence GTGTCCGACCGCCTGCCGCCGGAGCTGCGGCCACCGCTGGATGTGGCGTTGGCCCGTAGCGTCCCATCGATCCCGAAACCGGATGCCCTGCCCGGCGGTTGCCTCTTTGAACCCAAATGGGACGGCTACCGGCTCCTCATCGGCCGGGACGGTGATGCCACGTCCTTGCAGTCCCGCCAGGGCAAGGACCTCACCCGCTACTTCCCGGATTTGGTGGCAGCTGCCCAGGAGCAACTGCCACCAGGATGTCTGCTGGACGGCGAGGCGGTGATCTGGTCGCAGGACCGGCTGGACTTCTCGCTGTTGCAGCAGCGACTGAGTGCCTCCGCCCGTTCCTTGTTGCGTCAGGTGCAGGACAAGCCCGCGCACTTCGTCGCCTTCGATCTTCTCGCCGTGGCTGGCCATGATATTCGACGGGAGCCGCTGCACGACCGCCGCGCACTGCTTGAGGAGCTGGCCAAGGAATGGTCCGGCCCGTTGGAGTTGTCCCCGGTAACCGCCGATCCGGAAATAGCCGCCGGCTGGTTCCGGGATTTGCCGGCAACCGGCGTCGAAGGCCTGGTGATCAAAGGCACCGGTCAAAGTTACGACGGCGGCCAGCGCCAGTGGCTCAAGGTCAAGCACAGGGAAACACTGGACGTCGTCTGCGCAGCCGTCATCGGTCCGATGGCCAGGCCACAGGCAATTGTCGCCGGCCTGCCCATCGATGGTGAGCTGCGGATAGTGGGGCGGTCTGTTCCGCTCAAGCCGGCGGCGGCCAAGCTTCTGGGGTCGCGGCTGCAGCCGCCGGCCGGGGAGCATCCGTGGCCGCACCGCGTGAAGTCCACCGCCATGGACCGGTTCAACGCAAGCGGGGGAGAGACGGAACTTACCCTCATCGAGCCCATCGTCGTCGAGGTTTCCGCCGATACGTCCTGGTCAGGGCGGTCATTTCGGCACCCTCTGCGCTACGTGCGTTACCGTCCCGAGCTGGATCCGGATGAGGTCTCAGCTCCCTTCGGTAACCCCTGA
- a CDS encoding response regulator transcription factor produces the protein MNEPTDKRPCIVIISGQLLFAELLSGALASHNLMSGGFAGNAAEGIELCRNLHPEAVVLDYRLPDGEGLEAAEQILSDSPAARIILLTAHPSHDLLGRAADLGICGLLPLHGTVDSLFDAIEHARPGAMVIHPSFLVPVTPPSGVAGLPTLSRRERQVLALLAEGCDVKTSAKRLNVTISTCRGYVKSVLSKLDAHTQLEAVAVARRMQLLEPAQPI, from the coding sequence ATGAACGAACCAACAGACAAGCGTCCATGCATCGTGATCATCAGCGGCCAGCTGCTGTTCGCAGAACTGCTCTCCGGCGCGCTTGCATCCCACAACCTAATGTCCGGAGGCTTTGCAGGCAATGCGGCGGAAGGCATCGAGCTGTGCCGTAACCTGCACCCGGAGGCCGTGGTCCTTGACTACCGGCTACCCGACGGCGAGGGCTTGGAGGCGGCCGAACAGATCCTGTCCGATTCACCGGCTGCGCGGATCATCCTGCTGACCGCGCATCCGTCGCACGACCTGCTGGGCCGCGCGGCCGACCTGGGCATCTGCGGACTGCTGCCGCTGCACGGCACAGTCGATTCGCTGTTCGATGCGATTGAGCACGCCCGGCCCGGCGCCATGGTGATCCATCCGTCCTTCCTCGTACCGGTCACGCCACCCAGTGGCGTTGCTGGCCTGCCGACCTTGAGCAGGCGCGAACGGCAGGTTCTGGCGCTGCTGGCCGAAGGCTGCGACGTCAAGACTTCTGCCAAGCGGCTGAATGTCACGATCAGCACTTGCCGCGGATATGTGAAGTCCGTGCTGTCCAAGCTGGACGCGCACACCCAGCTCGAAGCGGTGGCCGTGGCCAGGCGGATGCAACTGCTGGAACCGGCCCAGCCCATTTAA
- a CDS encoding LexA family protein, which translates to MNDGGGPGDARGFPSPAQDYFHGGIDLNRHLIRDRTCTFVMRVSGNSMAAAGISDGDELIVDRSLTPRDGSVVVAVVNGELLIRRLHLSGDHVRLQTDDGGVPTEVPELADLSIWGVVTRCLHHV; encoded by the coding sequence ATGAACGACGGCGGCGGGCCCGGGGATGCGCGCGGTTTTCCTTCTCCTGCCCAGGACTACTTCCACGGCGGTATCGACTTGAACCGGCATCTGATCCGCGACCGCACCTGCACCTTCGTCATGCGGGTAAGCGGCAATTCCATGGCGGCGGCGGGCATCAGCGACGGCGATGAGCTCATCGTGGACCGGTCCCTTACCCCGCGGGACGGCTCCGTGGTGGTGGCGGTGGTTAACGGCGAACTGCTCATCCGGCGCCTGCATCTCTCCGGCGACCACGTCAGACTGCAGACGGACGACGGCGGAGTCCCCACCGAAGTGCCCGAGCTCGCCGACTTGAGCATCTGGGGCGTCGTCACCCGGTGCCTGCACCATGTCTAG
- a CDS encoding Y-family DNA polymerase gives MSSEPSLPGGRIALVDVNNFYVSCERVFDPALEGRPVVVLSNNDGCVVARSEEAKQLGIATGTPWFKVAPEAGRWGLVARSSNYELYGDLSARVMEVLGRFGSWQEVYSIDECFLGLPGDERQLLGTAARIRSAVMRHVGVPVCVGVAGTKTLAKFVNHIAKRNPHMQGVCSLDSMPAAEVARIQSRVPVTGLWGVGGRTAKRLNAMGIETVADLKAADPQLIRKRFSVVLQRTVLELNGTACIPHSEERADKQQIMFSRSFSTPVTTAEEMDQVMAVYAQRGAARMAAQGLNASVLTVTAGTSRFAGGEKSFPSASARLPVPTQDPIQLTRAAVATMRTCISEGTQYVRAGVLFTGLEPADGQQTLDPFVSDLDQRHIGDLLGSVRAKFGEAAIGLGQGGLAVPAAWSMKRDFSSPRYTTEWSDLPVVRA, from the coding sequence ATGTCTAGCGAACCATCACTCCCCGGCGGGCGGATCGCGCTGGTGGACGTCAACAATTTTTATGTCTCCTGCGAGCGGGTCTTCGACCCCGCGCTCGAGGGGCGTCCCGTCGTCGTACTTTCCAATAACGATGGTTGCGTGGTGGCGCGCTCCGAAGAAGCGAAACAGCTCGGCATCGCCACCGGAACGCCATGGTTCAAGGTGGCCCCGGAGGCTGGGCGATGGGGGCTGGTTGCCCGTTCCAGCAACTACGAGCTCTATGGTGATTTGAGCGCGCGGGTGATGGAGGTCCTGGGCCGGTTCGGCAGCTGGCAGGAGGTGTACTCGATCGACGAGTGTTTCCTGGGGCTGCCCGGGGACGAGCGGCAGCTGCTCGGGACGGCGGCACGGATCCGGTCGGCCGTCATGCGGCACGTCGGCGTGCCGGTGTGTGTAGGAGTAGCCGGAACCAAGACGCTGGCTAAGTTTGTGAACCACATTGCCAAGCGAAACCCGCACATGCAAGGCGTCTGCTCGCTGGACTCCATGCCGGCCGCGGAGGTCGCGCGAATCCAGTCGCGCGTGCCGGTCACGGGGTTGTGGGGCGTGGGTGGACGGACCGCGAAGCGGCTGAATGCGATGGGGATCGAGACCGTGGCGGACCTGAAGGCGGCGGACCCGCAGCTGATCCGCAAGCGGTTCTCGGTGGTGCTCCAACGGACGGTACTGGAATTGAACGGGACCGCCTGCATCCCGCATTCCGAGGAACGGGCCGACAAACAGCAGATCATGTTCTCGCGCAGTTTCTCGACGCCGGTGACCACTGCGGAGGAGATGGACCAGGTCATGGCGGTCTACGCCCAGCGAGGTGCCGCCCGGATGGCGGCCCAGGGTTTGAACGCCTCGGTGCTCACCGTGACCGCGGGAACCAGCCGCTTTGCCGGCGGGGAGAAGTCCTTCCCCTCTGCATCCGCGCGGCTGCCGGTGCCGACACAGGATCCCATCCAGCTGACCCGGGCCGCGGTGGCGACGATGCGCACCTGCATCTCTGAAGGGACCCAGTATGTGCGGGCGGGCGTTTTGTTTACCGGACTCGAGCCGGCCGACGGGCAGCAGACGCTGGACCCGTTTGTCAGTGATCTGGACCAGCGGCACATCGGCGACCTGCTCGGCAGCGTGCGGGCGAAGTTCGGCGAAGCGGCCATCGGCCTCGGCCAGGGCGGGCTGGCCGTTCCGGCCGCCTGGTCCATGAAGCGGGACTTCTCCTCTCCGCGCTACACCACCGAGTGGAGCGACCTGCCGGTGGTCCGGGCCTGA
- a CDS encoding universal stress protein translates to MTILACFTDSPEGRTAVRRAVEEAGRLDSDVLIANIDTDRRELSLAELDIDPASFSSGGRTVAVLPPSSVIHDAADLVLQTEQERKVALIVLGLRRRSRVGKLILGSHAQRILLDAGCPVLTVKAN, encoded by the coding sequence ATGACAATCCTCGCCTGCTTTACCGACAGTCCTGAAGGCCGGACTGCCGTTCGCCGCGCAGTCGAAGAAGCCGGACGGCTCGACTCCGATGTGCTGATCGCGAATATCGACACGGATCGGCGGGAGCTGTCGCTGGCGGAGTTGGACATCGATCCGGCCTCGTTCAGCAGCGGGGGCCGCACGGTTGCCGTGTTGCCGCCGTCGTCGGTCATCCATGACGCCGCGGATCTGGTGCTGCAGACCGAGCAGGAGCGCAAGGTCGCACTGATCGTCCTGGGCCTGCGCCGGCGTTCGCGGGTGGGAAAGCTCATCCTCGGCAGCCACGCGCAGCGGATCCTGCTCGACGCCGGCTGTCCGGTCCTCACCGTCAAGGCAAACTGA
- a CDS encoding tripartite tricarboxylate transporter permease, with protein MLDSAMAALASLADPALLLMLLVGVVAGLVMGLIPGLGGTGAVAILLPITFGMEPAPALALLIGALAVVHTSDTVSAVLLGAPGSASASVTMLDGYSMARKGQAKRALSLAFLSSMAGGLIGAVGLTLAIPLARPLVLSFASPELFMLTVLGVALAAVLSRGNVVKGLVAGLLGLLLGMVGTSPTTAEERFTFGSLFLGDGLSLVAVALGIFGLAEIASRASQRRGENAPVKVTGGWGSGIREWLTHWSQVIRGSLIGIWAGVLPGVGATAGTWLAYGQAVATAKDKRKFGKGDPRGIVGPESANNSVEAGDLIPTLLFGIPGGVPSAMLLGMLLTYGIQPGPSIITDHLDLMYLIVWSFAIASVLGALFCFLTVRPLASLTKVPFAVLASGLVAIMLLGSFQEGGQLGDLWVMVLLGVAGWVLKSTGFPRAPFLIGFVLAIPLERYYFLTDSLYNGFEWMLRPGTMVFLAVLVLPILWNIFKWIRARRRLDRDDDPTQENAVDAESPLKNSTWSLATALVVIVIFAGSLVISSGFSPEARLVPQLVGWGGLIMGLALLCQEILIRRRARQPQAAMATQVMAEAAASSSIATGSTGSVHATGSAGSAGFPGSTARESISPAGTGTGSRRAAGAVATAVPSAKSATGEAPASGQASPGYGPGWTKEAGFAFKTFGWMAGFLVLIGILGYLVAVMIFVPAFLLIVARAKTKTTIIYTAVLYVVLLALPTLLPIDLPQGWLSQLVG; from the coding sequence ATGCTTGATTCAGCTATGGCCGCATTGGCCTCATTGGCGGACCCGGCGCTGCTGTTAATGCTGCTCGTCGGCGTTGTGGCAGGCCTGGTCATGGGCCTCATCCCGGGCCTCGGCGGCACCGGAGCGGTGGCGATCCTGCTGCCCATTACCTTCGGCATGGAACCCGCCCCGGCACTGGCCCTGCTCATCGGAGCCCTCGCCGTCGTCCATACCTCGGACACCGTCTCGGCGGTATTGCTGGGCGCACCGGGATCGGCGTCGGCATCGGTGACGATGCTCGACGGCTACTCAATGGCCCGCAAGGGCCAGGCCAAACGTGCACTCAGCCTAGCTTTCCTCTCCTCCATGGCGGGCGGCCTCATCGGTGCCGTTGGCCTGACACTGGCGATCCCGCTGGCCCGGCCGCTGGTGCTCTCCTTTGCCAGCCCGGAACTGTTCATGCTGACCGTCCTCGGCGTCGCGCTGGCCGCAGTTCTCTCGCGCGGCAACGTAGTGAAGGGCCTGGTCGCCGGCCTCCTGGGCCTCCTGCTCGGCATGGTGGGCACCTCGCCCACAACAGCCGAAGAGCGCTTCACCTTCGGCAGCCTGTTCCTCGGCGACGGGCTCTCCCTGGTCGCCGTCGCCCTGGGCATCTTCGGCCTCGCCGAGATCGCTTCGCGGGCCAGCCAGCGGCGCGGCGAAAATGCTCCGGTCAAGGTCACGGGCGGCTGGGGCTCGGGTATCCGCGAGTGGCTCACCCACTGGTCGCAGGTCATCCGCGGCTCGCTGATCGGCATCTGGGCCGGCGTGCTTCCGGGCGTCGGCGCCACCGCCGGCACCTGGCTGGCCTACGGCCAGGCCGTGGCCACGGCAAAAGACAAGCGCAAGTTCGGCAAGGGCGACCCGCGCGGCATCGTCGGGCCGGAAAGCGCCAACAACTCGGTGGAGGCCGGGGACCTGATCCCCACCCTGCTGTTCGGTATCCCCGGCGGCGTCCCCTCCGCAATGCTCCTCGGCATGCTGCTGACCTACGGGATCCAGCCGGGACCGTCCATCATCACCGACCATCTTGACCTGATGTACCTGATCGTCTGGTCCTTCGCCATCGCCTCCGTGCTCGGTGCGCTGTTCTGCTTCCTGACCGTTCGCCCGCTGGCCTCGCTGACCAAAGTTCCGTTCGCCGTCCTGGCATCCGGCCTCGTTGCGATCATGCTGCTGGGCTCCTTCCAGGAGGGCGGCCAGCTGGGCGACCTCTGGGTCATGGTGCTGCTGGGCGTGGCCGGCTGGGTCCTGAAGTCCACCGGCTTCCCGCGGGCTCCGTTCCTGATCGGCTTTGTCCTGGCCATTCCGCTGGAACGCTACTACTTCCTGACCGACAGCCTGTACAACGGGTTCGAGTGGATGCTGCGTCCGGGCACCATGGTTTTCCTGGCGGTCCTGGTGCTGCCGATCCTGTGGAACATCTTCAAGTGGATCCGTGCCCGCCGCCGGCTGGACCGCGACGACGACCCGACGCAGGAGAATGCTGTCGACGCCGAAAGCCCGCTGAAGAACTCCACCTGGTCGCTGGCCACCGCACTGGTAGTCATCGTGATCTTCGCCGGCTCGCTGGTCATCTCCTCCGGTTTCTCCCCGGAAGCGCGGCTGGTGCCGCAACTGGTGGGCTGGGGCGGCCTCATCATGGGCCTTGCCCTGCTCTGCCAGGAAATCCTGATCCGGCGCCGGGCCAGGCAGCCCCAAGCCGCCATGGCCACCCAGGTTATGGCGGAAGCGGCGGCGTCGTCGTCCATCGCCACCGGGTCCACGGGCTCCGTTCATGCCACCGGCTCGGCTGGTTCCGCCGGGTTCCCCGGCTCAACCGCTAGGGAATCGATTTCCCCGGCAGGCACTGGGACAGGCTCCCGCCGGGCCGCCGGCGCAGTGGCCACGGCCGTGCCTTCGGCGAAGTCCGCAACCGGCGAAGCTCCTGCGAGCGGTCAGGCGTCACCAGGGTATGGACCCGGCTGGACCAAGGAGGCAGGGTTTGCCTTCAAGACGTTCGGCTGGATGGCAGGGTTCCTGGTTTTGATCGGCATCCTTGGCTACCTCGTTGCCGTCATGATCTTCGTTCCGGCCTTCCTGCTCATCGTCGCCCGGGCCAAAACCAAGACGACGATCATCTACACGGCGGTTCTCTACGTGGTACTGCTGGCCCTGCCGACACTCCTGCCCATCGATCTGCCGCAGGGCTGGCTCAGCCAGCTTGTCGGCTGA
- a CDS encoding PrpF domain-containing protein yields MRTITRSVDAVWMRGGTSKCWVFEREQLNIPGYTVDEVLLRLFGSPDSRQVDGVGGGTSTTSKAVILSPSQEPDTDVDYTFAQVGIDEGKVDWGSNCGNCSAVVALYAMDRGWVRPQADETLVRALNTNTQQQIVQRVATPGGRWEPELDTMIPGVPFPGTEVGLGFVEPAGKTTGSLLPTGNAADLLMVDGRFVEASMVDAGAPLVIISATTAGLGETDFREWGLEVLPELENLDAIRRVGAVAMGLSATPESAERAIPKLAIAAPPDSPGEADVQIMMLSMGNPHPALAITGSIGLTLAAGTPGTVVERALKSPAETSLNIRTPAGIISTWRSTMDGSEIVGSVRTARILARASLPLPPLPAAKAQAAESARPSQSKETPMVQLPHETPNNDGGNGRDELPPADNELAELADPPQHSRRTVLTAVGLFAALGLGTTVFGGGLLRPPVTTADGDYAGETIKMVIPLAEGGGTDTWARFIGTEMVHFVPGVPGFAPTNESGGEGITGSNHFATSAKDDGTELLVSTATTVVPWVLGRHAVKYSFSDLTPVLVNGTGGVIYARTAAGIKSVKDLIGRDKPLVFGGISATGLDLTTLVAFDLLKAETTATFGFEGRGPVNLALQRGEIDIDYTTTSSYGSAVEGIAEEGKAVVLMSFGQLDAGGKVIRDPNFPDVPTVVEVYRELHGTEPSGEKLEAYKTLLGLTYTYQKGLWAPAGTPDEAVKLLRESAHKMASDKAFNAKADKILGGYPITADAQLPARVAEAYTVTDATKKYVLRLLKDTYDIEVD; encoded by the coding sequence GTGAGGACAATTACCAGATCAGTCGACGCCGTCTGGATGCGCGGCGGAACCAGCAAGTGCTGGGTGTTCGAGCGCGAGCAGTTGAATATCCCCGGCTACACGGTGGACGAGGTCCTGCTTCGTCTTTTCGGCAGCCCCGATTCACGACAGGTCGACGGCGTTGGGGGTGGGACCTCGACAACTAGCAAGGCCGTCATCCTGTCCCCTTCCCAGGAACCGGATACGGATGTTGACTACACATTCGCCCAGGTCGGCATTGACGAAGGCAAGGTCGATTGGGGCAGCAACTGCGGCAACTGTTCCGCCGTAGTCGCCCTCTACGCCATGGATCGCGGCTGGGTCCGGCCGCAGGCGGACGAGACACTGGTCCGCGCCCTCAACACGAACACGCAACAGCAGATTGTGCAGCGGGTCGCGACGCCGGGCGGCAGGTGGGAGCCCGAACTCGACACGATGATTCCCGGGGTACCTTTCCCCGGCACCGAGGTAGGTTTGGGCTTCGTCGAACCGGCAGGCAAAACCACCGGCAGCCTTTTGCCAACAGGCAACGCGGCCGACCTGCTGATGGTGGACGGCCGCTTCGTCGAAGCCTCAATGGTTGATGCCGGCGCGCCGCTCGTGATCATTTCCGCCACCACAGCGGGACTCGGCGAGACGGATTTCCGCGAGTGGGGCCTGGAAGTACTCCCCGAACTGGAGAATCTGGACGCGATCCGCCGCGTGGGCGCCGTAGCCATGGGCCTGTCCGCCACGCCGGAGAGCGCCGAACGAGCCATCCCCAAGCTGGCCATCGCCGCGCCGCCGGACAGCCCGGGCGAGGCCGACGTCCAGATCATGATGCTCTCCATGGGCAACCCCCACCCCGCCCTGGCCATCACCGGGAGCATCGGCCTGACGCTGGCCGCGGGCACCCCCGGCACAGTTGTCGAACGTGCCCTCAAGTCACCGGCGGAAACTTCCTTGAATATCCGCACCCCGGCAGGAATCATTTCCACGTGGCGCAGCACCATGGACGGCAGCGAAATCGTCGGCTCCGTCCGCACCGCCAGGATCCTGGCCCGTGCTTCGCTTCCGTTGCCCCCGCTGCCTGCTGCGAAGGCGCAGGCAGCGGAATCTGCCAGGCCCAGCCAGTCAAAGGAGACACCGATGGTCCAGCTGCCCCATGAGACGCCAAATAACGACGGCGGCAACGGGCGCGATGAGCTGCCGCCCGCCGACAACGAATTGGCCGAACTTGCCGATCCGCCGCAGCATTCGCGCCGCACCGTGCTGACCGCCGTCGGGCTCTTCGCCGCGCTCGGCCTGGGCACCACCGTATTCGGCGGCGGACTGCTGCGGCCGCCCGTCACGACTGCCGACGGGGACTACGCCGGGGAGACCATCAAGATGGTTATCCCGCTGGCGGAGGGCGGCGGCACCGATACCTGGGCCCGTTTCATCGGCACGGAGATGGTCCATTTTGTTCCCGGCGTACCCGGATTCGCGCCGACCAACGAGTCCGGCGGCGAAGGCATCACCGGAAGCAACCACTTCGCCACCTCCGCTAAGGACGACGGCACGGAGCTGCTGGTCAGCACCGCAACCACCGTGGTTCCCTGGGTTCTCGGCCGGCATGCGGTCAAGTACTCCTTCAGCGACCTGACTCCGGTTCTGGTCAACGGGACCGGCGGAGTCATCTATGCCCGGACCGCCGCCGGCATCAAGTCCGTCAAGGATCTGATCGGACGCGACAAGCCGCTGGTCTTCGGCGGCATCAGCGCGACCGGCCTCGACCTCACCACTCTCGTCGCCTTCGACCTGCTCAAGGCGGAGACCACGGCCACCTTTGGTTTCGAGGGCCGCGGGCCGGTCAATCTGGCGCTCCAGCGCGGGGAGATCGATATCGACTACACCACCACCTCCTCCTATGGCTCGGCCGTCGAAGGCATCGCCGAGGAAGGAAAGGCCGTAGTACTGATGTCCTTCGGCCAGCTGGACGCGGGCGGCAAGGTCATCCGCGATCCGAACTTCCCCGACGTCCCCACCGTCGTCGAGGTCTACCGCGAGCTGCACGGGACCGAGCCGAGCGGCGAAAAGCTCGAAGCGTACAAGACACTGCTCGGCCTGACCTACACGTACCAGAAGGGTCTGTGGGCGCCCGCCGGCACCCCGGACGAAGCCGTGAAGCTGCTGCGCGAGTCCGCCCACAAGATGGCCTCGGACAAGGCCTTCAATGCCAAGGCAGACAAGATTCTGGGCGGCTACCCGATTACGGCCGATGCACAGTTGCCCGCACGCGTGGCCGAGGCCTACACGGTGACGGATGCAACCAAGAAATATGTGCTGCGCCTGCTCAAAGACACCTACGACATCGAAGTCGACTAA